The Gemmatimonadales bacterium genomic sequence CCGCGCGCGGCGGCGAGGCGGATCAGGTCGTCGCGGAGGCCGCCCTGGCGGAGGGCGAGGAGGTAACGGGGGGATGGGAACGGGGGCGCTGCCGATCCCGGCGCGATTGCTCCGGGTCCGCGTGTCGCCGATGCGCCCGCCGGCTCACGCGGCGCGAGAAACCCCTCCGCCGCGCGCTCGAAGAGCCGGTGCGGATCGGTGGCGACGACGACCTCGACTGTGGCCTGCCGCGGGTCGGGCATGCGGAGTCGGTTCGGCCGCGCGGCGCCGGACGGGCGCGGGCACGGCTATTGGGTCGGTGCAGCGGTGCTTCGGGAGTTGCCGGCGAGGGGCCGGGTGTCAGGAGAAGGTAACGCGCGGGGGTGACAGGGGACAGGTTTCCAGCGGCTCGCCGAACGATTGCCGATACGTTGCTCGCGGGCAGCCCAATGGCCAGCGCGATCAGCCCGAAGCTGCCGGTTGCCGTTCTACGCGCAGGCTCAGCAGGGGCCGGCGAAAAGTGAAGACCGCAATAGCTATCCGTCGAAGCGCGTCGGAGATCGGCGGCTCGATGGAGCGGCTGCGGCGAGCCAACCCGCGCGTATCGGGATCACTGCCTTGACCAGATCCCCGCTTAGAACAGCGAAGCGAAGGCGAGCCATTGCCCCACTCACCAACGGAGAGCGTACCGCACCGCACTCGTGCAGAGAGCCGGCCATTCGACGTCAGAGACACGCACCATAGGGCATTCAACTCCGGCGTGCCAAACACACCCGAGGGCAGACTTCCGAGGAATTGGATGCTGCTATTCGTCCTGACTACTCGCGCCTTCACGATGCGTTCCCGACAAGCAAATCTGCGCATGCAGGCCTCAACCGGGAACCGGCGTCGGTGCCTCGCCGCCCCCTCGGAGTGCGTCGCGGATACGCCCAAAACTTGCTTATGGCTACCGGGGCCGCTGATGGAGCGAGTTCGCGAATGAATCGCACGAGGCCTTCACGGATGAGTCGGTCGGGCTCTTCGATTTCCGCCTCGTAGAGGGTTCGCCCCCGTGGCAGCCGGATCAAATCGAGCTCAACATGGCCGAGATCAGCACATTCCAGAACATACCGAACTGTGCGGGCCCATCCAGCGCAGAATAGCCTCCGCACGCCAAAATCGAGCAGGGCGTGACATGCATCTCCACTCAGGTGGTCGACGACATCCACTCCCGTGCGAAGCGCACCACGCTGCCGGAACCTGCGGACCTCGTGGTCCTCAAGTACCTGCTCAAGCTCCCACACTGCGCGCGTCCCGTGCTCCCATCCGACGGGAATCTTCACGGTCAGGAAAGTGCAATGATTGGCCAAGCGCACTCGATGCGACCAGCGCGCCTCGGGCGGCACCCAGAAGATGGCAAGCGCGCGGTACTCGTCCGGGTCCTCGGGGTCGGCGCCGCTCTTCTTATCCGCGACCAGCTTCGCGTGCTGCTCTTCGAAGGCGTCGGAGATGTACTTGAGGAAGATCAGGCCGAGGACGACGTGCTTGTACTCGGCGGCGTCCATCGAGCCGCGCAGCGCGTCGGCCATCTGCCAGAGCTGCGCCTCGTAGCCGACGGTGGCGCCGGTACTCGCGGCGGCCGCCGATTTCTTCCCCCGTCTTGCCAATCCTCTTCTCCGAATCAGGTATTGCTCGTGCCGGCCGGACGGCCGGCGTGGCCCGCCTCTACTGAGGAAGCCGCATCACGGGCCCCTTCGCGAGCACGGGCACGATCGAAAACGCCTCTCCGTCAAACCAGAACAGGGCCAATTGCTCGAATTCGGCGGCCAGCGCTTGCGCTTCCTCCAGCGCCAGGCGCACGGCGAAGCCGCGCTCGCGATGGCCACCGTCAGCCGAGATCCCGTCCGCCGGTCGCCATGCGGCTCCGAGGCCATCGATCCGCTCCCGCAGGCGCTGGCGCCGCCGCTCGTTCGGCCCCGCGGCCACCAGACGGCCGCGCGGGTTGGACGCGGTGATTACCGCGAAACGCTCCCCGAGACCGAGCGCACGCAAGGCCGCGGCGAGCGCCGCATCGACCGGCCGGCGCAGATCAATCGAAAGCCGTGGCTGCTGATCGAACTCCAGAATCGTGCGAGCGAACGCCTCGCTCCATTCATTGCGGCGGCCGCTCACAGCCAACGCTCAGCGGCGGTACACCACATCCGCATGCCACTCCAGCGCCGTCCGTCCGGGCCACTCCTCCCGATCCTGCGGCAGGTCGATCCGGCGGCCGTCGAGCTCGTAGTAAACCCGGCCGTTCTGCCAGTCCTGCTTGAGATGCGGGCTCACCTGAAACTGATACGACGGTGTGACGGTGACGTACCCGCGATCGAACAACGTGTGAATGTCGGACCGCAACAGGAGCCCGTTCTCGACCCGGTGCTGTCCGCCATCCGCCACCGGCCGGATGTGCGCCGCCTCGAACACCGGGAGCGTCCGCTCCAGCGTCACGGCGCAACGCCGCTGATAGGAATCCGTCACCTTCACCCGGAACGCGCCCTGGCCGAGCCGCGGCCGAACCGGGATCGGATCGCCGAACATCGGAGGAGTTGAGACGCCCGCAACCGCGAGCGGGCTCCCTTGCCGCCGCGTCATCACATCCTCCCAAAGGCGGCGGCTTTCGCCCTCGCGCAGGTCGTAGCTCTTCCCGACGACCGTATTGGCCGAGAAGCTAGCGGGCGCCGGAATCCACTGGTCGCGGCGAAAGAAGAACGGCTCCTCGAGAATGATGCAGCCGATCGTGTAGTCGTGGTGCGGATCGGATCCGACCCTTCGATAGCGCTCGATGCGCCGCCGCATCTCGCCGAACGACGGTGCGCCGTTCTTGTCCCCGAACGCCTCCCATGCGAGGCTCGCCGGGTAGAGCGACGCGTGCGCGAAGAACCCGCCGCCGACGATGAAGTTGTCGGGATAATGCAGCTTGAAGAGAAACGGCTGCCCGGGCTCGAGCGCGCGGAACTGCCGCCCGCCGCCCGGCTGCCAGAAATTCACCTCATCGAGGTCCGGGCGGCGACGGAGGAAGTCGTACCAGTCCCGGTCGGTGACTGCGACGAATGCTTTCACGAGGTCGGGGAGATGGGTAACACTCGCTCGCGCCTCGCCGACGCGCAAGAGGACCTCGCGCGCTCGCCGTCACTTCTCGCACGCCACGCACGATATCACCCGCCCCACGAACCTCGCCCGCCCCACCTCCGTCGTCACCCACTCCCGTACCTGCCACGGCGGCTCATGACGCATGTGCTGCGTGTGGCCGCACTCGAGGTCGGCCACCCACTGGCCCTCGTCGTCCCGATGAAACCCCACGATCCGCCGCGGCTGGCCGCGCGCGGCGCCCCCGGCGCCCCCGGCGTCCGGCTCGCTCACCACGCCGCTACGGGGTCACCACCACCGCACCCGTGAACCCCGGCACCTGCGACGGCGGGTGCAGCGCATCGTGATAGGTGAACGTCCCCGGAGTGTTGAACTGAAACTCGAACGTCCCGCCCGAAAGCCCCGACATCGCCGTATTCATCCGCGGCGCGGCCAGCCGGCCGCTGTCCCAGAGTCCCGCGTCGCTCGTCGTCGTGTGATCCGTCGGACCGAAGTTGCTCCATTGCACCACGCCTCCCACCACGACCGCCACCGTCTCCGGCGTGAAGCTGTTGTCGTGGATCTCCACCCGCTTGAGCACCGACGGCGGGGCCGTGAGCCCCGCCCCATTGTCGCCGCAGGCCACCGCGCCAAGCGCGCCCGCCGCGAGCGCCAAACCCAGATACCATCTCTTTGCCATCGTACCACCCCCTCGGAATCCGAGGGCCCTGGACCGCCGCCTACTCGGACTGCTTCTTCTTTGCCGTCGGCGGCAACAGCCTGTTCAACCTAAGATACACGGCCAACTGGCTGTAATGGTCCGCCCAGTCCTGCGCGGTGATGAACATCGCCGACGCCTTGGAGAACTCCCGATCGCCGAACAACTTCACCTTCGCGTCCAGATCGCCGTCGTGGACGTTGGCGAGCGACGAGGTGCAGAAGTCGAACGTCTCCTTGAGCCGGCTCACCAGCTCCGCCTTCTTGGCCGTCTTGGCCAGCTCCTCACGCTTGGGCGGGTCCTCGCCGCTGATCCTGGAGCAGAGATAGTCGTTCCCCTCGATCAGGTGCGCGATCACGCCGCCGAACGTCATCTGCGCTGCCGTGGGCTTGAACCCGTACTTGGCGGCCGGCATCTCCTCCGCCGCCGCCGTGAGGTTCTTCGCGTCGCGCTCGGCGGTGGCGCGGAACGCGTCGGAGACGGGCGATGCCGGCGCTCCGTCCTGCGCCGCCGCCGTTCCGGTGAGACAACAGAGTGCCAGTGCCGCGAGTGGGAATAGTGTCCGCATCGTCGTGACTCCGCGTGGGAGGTGGGCCGCTGGAGATATGGGTGGAATCGTGCCTCAAAGCTACGCGCGGACGACGGTTAGGCCATAGCAGCCCAGCGCCGCGTCCCGGCTCACCAGTGAGAGACCTTCCTCGAGCGCCTGCGCCACCAGAAGCCGATCGAACGGGTCGCGGTGGTGCGGCGGCAGCTCAGCTACGCGGGCCGCATGACGAAACGTGACCGGCAGCTCCTCGAATCCGGACTCCGCTGCCGCTTCCTCAACCGTGCGGCGCGGCCTGAGCCGGCCAAGCCCCACCTTGATCGCCACCTCCCAGGCCGACGCCGCGCTCACGTACACGTCGCCCGCCTGCTCGATGGCGCGGCGCGCCTCGGCCGCAAGTCGCACCCCCTCATCCCACCAGAGGAGGACGTGCGTATCGAGCAAGAGGTTCACTCGCCGCCCTCGAAGGCGCGGACCACATCCTCGGGCAGCGGCGCGTCGAAGTTCCGGCCGACGCGCCACTTGCCCTTGCCCTTGCCGGGCACCCGAAGGGAGCGGCGGTCCTCGAGCGGCACCAGTCGCGCCCTGGCCCGGCCCGACTTGGCAATGACGATTTCCTCGCCGGCAGCAGCCCGGTCTACCAGTCGCGACAACTGGGTCTTGGCCTGGTACAGGCTCACGGTCTCGCGAACCATTCGCTTGCGGGTCATGGAGCCCTCCTCGCCGGCAAGCTATGCCAGTTGACCAAA encodes the following:
- a CDS encoding DUF3565 domain-containing protein, whose protein sequence is MSEPDAGGAGGAARGQPRRIVGFHRDDEGQWVADLECGHTQHMRHEPPWQVREWVTTEVGRARFVGRVISCVACEK
- a CDS encoding type II toxin-antitoxin system prevent-host-death family antitoxin, which produces MTRKRMVRETVSLYQAKTQLSRLVDRAAAGEEIVIAKSGRARARLVPLEDRRSLRVPGKGKGKWRVGRNFDAPLPEDVVRAFEGGE
- a CDS encoding DinB family protein, with the translated sequence MRTLFPLAALALCCLTGTAAAQDGAPASPVSDAFRATAERDAKNLTAAAEEMPAAKYGFKPTAAQMTFGGVIAHLIEGNDYLCSRISGEDPPKREELAKTAKKAELVSRLKETFDFCTSSLANVHDGDLDAKVKLFGDREFSKASAMFITAQDWADHYSQLAVYLRLNRLLPPTAKKKQSE
- a CDS encoding HNH endonuclease, with protein sequence MKAFVAVTDRDWYDFLRRRPDLDEVNFWQPGGGRQFRALEPGQPFLFKLHYPDNFIVGGGFFAHASLYPASLAWEAFGDKNGAPSFGEMRRRIERYRRVGSDPHHDYTIGCIILEEPFFFRRDQWIPAPASFSANTVVGKSYDLREGESRRLWEDVMTRRQGSPLAVAGVSTPPMFGDPIPVRPRLGQGAFRVKVTDSYQRRCAVTLERTLPVFEAAHIRPVADGGQHRVENGLLLRSDIHTLFDRGYVTVTPSYQFQVSPHLKQDWQNGRVYYELDGRRIDLPQDREEWPGRTALEWHADVVYRR
- a CDS encoding DUF3293 domain-containing protein, with product MSGRRNEWSEAFARTILEFDQQPRLSIDLRRPVDAALAAALRALGLGERFAVITASNPRGRLVAAGPNERRRQRLRERIDGLGAAWRPADGISADGGHRERGFAVRLALEEAQALAAEFEQLALFWFDGEAFSIVPVLAKGPVMRLPQ
- a CDS encoding type II toxin-antitoxin system VapC family toxin; protein product: MNLLLDTHVLLWWDEGVRLAAEARRAIEQAGDVYVSAASAWEVAIKVGLGRLRPRRTVEEAAAESGFEELPVTFRHAARVAELPPHHRDPFDRLLVAQALEEGLSLVSRDAALGCYGLTVVRA
- a CDS encoding type I restriction-modification system subunit M N-terminal domain-containing protein gives rise to the protein MARRGKKSAAAASTGATVGYEAQLWQMADALRGSMDAAEYKHVVLGLIFLKYISDAFEEQHAKLVADKKSGADPEDPDEYRALAIFWVPPEARWSHRVRLANHCTFLTVKIPVGWEHGTRAVWELEQVLEDHEVRRFRQRGALRTGVDVVDHLSGDACHALLDFGVRRLFCAGWARTVRYVLECADLGHVELDLIRLPRGRTLYEAEIEEPDRLIREGLVRFIRELAPSAAPVAISKFWAYPRRTPRGRRGTDAGSRLRPACADLLVGNAS